A genomic stretch from Coffea arabica cultivar ET-39 chromosome 10c, Coffea Arabica ET-39 HiFi, whole genome shotgun sequence includes:
- the LOC140015623 gene encoding cyclin-D4-2-like — MELLVLGELKWRMQAVTPFSFLDYFLEKIGGGDQSSSSSSITRATQLILGTFKGIDFLEYRPSEIAAAVAISVAGAAQAVDVETAISALLIQHVQKDRVIKCVELLKEVSSLGDFPSASAPSVPQSPIGVLDAACFSCKTDDAAVGSCANSSHTSPVAKKRRLEDL; from the exons ATGGAGTTGCTTGTGCTGGGGGAGCTGAAATGGAGAATGCAAGCAGTCACTCCGTTCTCATTCCTGGACTATTTCCTTGAGAAGATAGGTGGTGGTGATCAAAGTAGCTCAAGTTCTTCAATTACTAGAGCGACGCAGCTCATATTAGGCACATTTAAAG GGATTGATTTCTTGGAATACAGGCCATCTGAAATTGCTGCAGCAGTGGCAATTTCTGTTGCAGGAGCAGCTCAAGCAGTGGATGTTGAGACAGCAATATCTGCTCTTCTAATTCAGCATGTACAAAAG GACAGAGTGATCAAGTGTGTGGAATTGTTAAAAGAGGTGTCATCATTAGGAGATTTCCCAAGTGCCTCGGCTCCATCTGTGCCCCAAAGTCCCATTGGTGTGCTGGATGCTGCATGCTTCAGTTGTAAAACTGATGATGCAGCAGTTGGGTCATGTGCAAACTCTTCTCATACTAGTCCAGTAGCCAAGAAGAGGAGGCTTGAGGACCTATAA